The Desulfovibrio psychrotolerans genomic interval AAAGGCGCAGGACGCTATGAGCATGATGACGAACTGCACCGGCTGGTGCACAAGCAGGGCGGCGGCAACGGCAAAGCCCGCTCCCAGCAGAACGCACGCACCAGTTGCTGCGGCGGGCACCGGACCGGGAACAAGGCGGATGACGGAACCGCTGTCTTCTGCAATACGTACAAGGCTCATAGGCAGTTACTCTATAGGCAAGCGGGCCGCAGGGCAATGAAAAGCCGTGGGGTGGGGCCGGTCGGTTATCATTTTCGCGGCGGGTCGTTCTTTTGTCTGGCGGATGGAAGACACTCGGTATATACGGTGTGCGCATCCGCTGACAGGAGCAAAAAGAGGAGTCTGCCCATGCTGCCCAACGTTCCCGTAATGAACATAGCCCATCGCGGTGCGCGTTCCGTATGCCCGGAAAACACCCTGCTGGCCGCCGGTATAGGTTTGGCCCATGGCGCGCATATGTGGGAGCTGGACGTAAGCATGACGGCGGACGGCGAACTGGTGATTGTGCACGATGACACGCTGGAACGCACGACTGACGTGGCACTTCGGCCGGAATTTGCTGCCCGTGCGCCGTGGCGCGTCTGCGATTTTACCCTTGCCGAACTGCGGACGCTGGACGCGGGGAGCTGGTTTTTGCAGACAGATCCCTTCGGGCAGATTGCTGCGGGGGGTGTGGATGCCAAAGACCGTGCCGCCTTTGCCGGACTGCGGGTGCCCACCCTGCGGGAAGGGTTGGAGTTTACCCGTGACGCGGACTGGTGCGTGAACGTGGAAATCAAGGACCACGAGCACCTCATTGGCCATGACACCATTGTGGAAGCCACATTGGAGCTTATCCGCGCCACGGACATGGCGGACAGGGTGCTGCTCTCCTCCTTCCAGCATCGTTATCTTATGGAAGCCGGACGCCGCATGCCGGGCATGCCGCTGGGCGTGCTGGTGGAGGAACCGCACGACATGGACCCGGTGGACCTTGTCCGCTCGCTCCGCGCGCACGCGTATCATCCGGAAACGGGGCTGTTCACGGAAGACGACGTGGCGCGTCTGCGCGATGCCGGATTTGGCGTGAATGTCTTCACCATCAACGATGCTGCGGAAATGGCCCGGCTTGTTGCATGGGGCGTAACCGGCCTGTTTACCGATTTTCCCCTGCTGTGCCGCAGCGTGCTGCAGGGAGAGACTGCGGAGTAACGGGGTCGCAGCATTCCGGACCATTTGGATTTTCTGCGTTTCTTCCAGCGCGTGTCTGCCCGGCTGACTGCCTTTTTTTCGACCTCATATCCGGTTGGTGAATCCATGCCCTTGCTGCCCATGGCGTCCATGGTGTCCGTGATGCCCCTGATGGGAGAGGCGGCGGCCCTGCTCACGGCCATTCTCTGGGGGCTTTCCGCCTGCATGCACACATCTGCGGCCCGTCTTGTCGGGTCGCTTTCGCTCAATCTTTTCCGGCTGCCGCTGTCGCTGCTCTTTTTTCTGGCGGGCATGCTGATTTTCGGAACGCCGTGGTCGCTACCGGAAGGAGCGGCGGGCTGGTTCATACTTTCCGGCGTGGTAGGGCTGGCATTCGGGGATGTGGTGTTTTACGCCAGTGCCGTGCGTCTGGGGGCGCGGCTCTCTGTGTTGCTGTGGGAACTCACCCCCGCTGCCACTGCTGTTCTGGCCTATTTTTTCCTTGGTGAAACCATAAGCCTGACCGGCATGGCGGGCATTGCGCTGACCATGCTCGGGGTGCTGTGGGTGCTGTTGGAAAAGCATGATGGCAGCATACCGGACCTGACTCCGCAGCGTTGGGTACAAGGGATATTCTTTGCGCTGGTTTCCGTGGCGGCGCAGAGCGTGAGCACCGTGTGCGCCCGCAACGCGCTGATTATGGGCGGCGATGTGCTTACCGGTGCCGCACTGCGCACGGGCAGCGCATCGCTTGCGCTCTGGATGTTTGTGCTGCTGGCGGGCAGGGCGGGGCATGTGGTGCGCACGCTGCGGGGCAGCCCGAAGGCCCTGCGGCTTATGCTGGCTGCCGGGATCATAGGTCCCACCGTGGGGGTGTGGCTTTCGCTCGTGGCGGTCAAGTACACCAAGGCGGGCATTGCGGCCACCATTATCGGGCTGGAGCCGCTGGTGGTTATCGCCCTGCTGGCCGTGTATGAACGCAAGCGGCCTTCTCCGCGGCTGGCCGTGGGGGCTGCTATCGCCTTTGCAGGCACGGCCATGCTTTTTCTGCGTTAGGCTGCGCCCTTTGCCTTGTCGTTCGGTTTTTCCGACTGGCAGGTTCGCGTTACGCGCTCAGGAAAGACCGGACAGATGAACCGCTCTTGTGAGCCGCCATCAGGAACCGCCATTGTGAGCCGCTATTGCCTGGGCAAGGCCTTGCCCGCAAGGGCTGTACGGGCGGCAGGCGTTTCGCAGGGCAGGTCGTCCTGATCTTCCACAGTCTCCACGCCCCGCTGGCGTTCGTATTCCGCACCCCATTGGCAGAGTTGCTTCAGAAGCGGAAGCACGGACTGCCCCATGGGCGTGAGGGAATATTCCACCTTGGGCGGTACCTCCGCATACACCTGACGGTGCACTATCCCGTCGTTTTCCAGCTCACGCAGTTGCTGGGTGAGCATTTTCTGCGTGATGCTGGGCATGGAGCGCTTCAGTTCGCTGAAGCGGCGGGTGCCGTCCTGCCCCAGCCGGTACAGGATTATGGGTTTCCATTTGCCGCCTATGAGGAGCAGGGTAAGCTCCATGGCGCAGAAGTATTCCTTGCCGGAACAGCGTTTCAACTGACATCCCATAACAGACTCCTCTCCGGGCGCTGCGGCTTCCGGCATACGGTTTGGTCCGGCATTGTCGCGGTGGGCGTAATGCCAGCGCAGAACCTACGCTTCTCTGTGGTATCTTTCAAGGGGGTATGGTATCATAAAGTATGCTAGGAAACATTTTCGTGCGTACTTGCTGATATGTTTGTTGTGTGGTCTATGGGCTTGGTGGATACGTTCAGTATCCGGAATGGAGCAAGTGCCATAGGAGTTTGATATGTCAAAGCGTATTGTGATTGTGCACGGAGCCCCCCGCAAGAAGGGCAACACCCGTGCAGTGACAAGGTTGGCTGCAGAGGCTGCACGCAGGGAAGGTGCCGTGGTGACGGAGATTGACGTTACCAAGCTGGCGTTCAGCACTCCCGGATGTATCGGCTGCGCTCAATGCCAGCAGTCGGATACCTATGAATGTACGCTGGGTGACGAACTTGCGCGGAGTGTGGCGACGCTGGCGGAGTACGATGTTATAGTGTTCTCGACCCCGTTGTACTGGTGGAGCTATTCTGCGCAGTTGAAGATGTTCATAGACAGGATGTATTCTCTGTGCAAATTCTCGGACGAGGAAGGAATCCGGTCTGTGGTGAGCGGAAAAACGCTTGCCCTTATAGCCACTGCAGGCGGGCCTATGCAGGATAATCTTGAGGTGCTGGAGAGTCAGCTGAGAAATCCTGCGGCCATGCTCGGATGTTCATTCGCCTCCTGTCTTTTCCCGGATGTGCGCATGGAAGCGGGGGACTTGAAAAACGACCCGTTGGCGGCGGAGAGGGCGCAAGCCTTCGGGCGGCTGCTGGCTTCCTGAACCTGTTTGCTGATATGGCTGTTGCAACCTGCGTGTGAAAAGGCGAATCGTGTGAGCAAGCCTTCACGAAACCACATGAGCATGGCAAGGTTGCACCCTGTGCAGCAGTATTGTCGGAACAGTGTCGCCGGGCGGCAACGCTTACGGCGGATACTCATGCCAACGAAGCAAACCCCCTGGAGGTTGTATGGAAACATTGCAGGCTATTCATACCCGTCGGTCCATCCGCCGTTATGCACCGGGCAAGGTGGGGCGGGACGTTGTGGAAGAACTGCTCCGGGCGGGCATGGCGGCCCCCAGCGCGGGCAACCAGCAGCCGTGGCGGTTTGTCGTTATTGAAGACAGGGCCGTGCTGGAGAGGATTCCGGCCATACATCCCTATGCGGTAATGGCCTCCAAGGCTTCCTGCGCCATTATGGTGTGCGGTGATCCGACGGCGGAGAAGTATCCCGGAAACTGGATGCTGGACTGCTCTGCCGCCATTCAGAACATTTTGCTGGCCCTGCATGACAAAGGGCTTGGCGGCGTGTGGTGCGGGTTGTGGCCCGTGGAGGAGCGCGTGGAGGCGTTTCGTGAACTGGTGGGGGTACCGGAGCACATTATTCCGCTAGCCCTTATTCCCGTGGGAGTTCCCGACCAGAATGCGGGCCCGCAGGACAGGTATGACGCCGCCAAAATCCATTGGAACAGGTGGTAGCCGTGCCCATAGTGACTATTGTCTCCAATCCGCTGTCTGCAGAACAACGGCGCGAATTGGTGCGCGACGTGACGGAAGCCTGCGCGCGGGTTATGCGATTGCCTGCGCAGACCATTGTGGTGGTGCTGGACGAAAAGCCGCCGGAGGCTATAGGTGTGGGCGGTGTGCTGCTGGCGGACCGCCCGCCGTCATGAGCCGGAACCAGCCTGAGTTTTTCTGAGCAGTTTCCGTCTGCTTGAGAACTGCATGACATGCTGCCGTGCTGCTTGCAGCGCGGGTACAGCCTTGCAGTGTGCCTGCTTTGTCCGTTAGGATTTTCATCCGTTGGGATTGCCTGTTACATCTACGGCCTGATGTTGCCCACTCAAAGGAGTATTCATGACCTCTCATGTTCGCGTTACCGCTGTGCTGATTGCGCTGCCCGGCAAGAGTGATGCCGTGAAGGCGGCTATTGAAACCGTTGTGCCCCATACCCGTAAAGAAGAAGGCTGCATACAGTATGACCCGCACCGCTGCACGACGGACAGCAATAAATTTCTCTTTTTTGAGGAATGGGTTTCGCAGGACCATCTGGATGCGCATCTGCACCAGCCGCACCTGTTGGCTTTTCGGGAAAAGGTAAGCGGTTTGCTGGCCCATGCGCCCGAAGTGCTGGTCTGGAAGCCGCTGTAAAGGGCGATTGCGCTGCCCAGCGCCATATGGACGCCCTGCGGAAAAGACTTGCGGAACAGCCGGATACCCGCAGGGAGCGGAACATGCCATTTCTATCGACCTGATATGCCTTGAATTATGCGGGGAAATTGCGTACTCCCTGCTGGCGGAGCGGTCTTTTGCGGACCGTGACGCAGACCACGCAAGGAGAATGCGATGAAGATACTCGCCATCGACAAGGTTCTGGAAAGCGCTACGCCGGAAGGCATAAAGACGAATTTTATGAAGGAAGTGGACCAGACGGTAAAGTTGTACCTTGCGGATGTGGTCCGCGAGATTTACTTCCGTCAGGACCGTTCCGGCACCGTGCTGGTTCTGGAAGCCCCCAGTCTGGAAGATGCCCGGAAGATGATTGAGACCCTGCCGCTGGTGCGGGAAAAGATGATCGATTTCGATCTGATTCCCCTTGGTCCTTTCATGCCGCTGGCACTGCTGCTGGAAAACGATCAGCCCAAGGCTTCTGCTGATTGCGGTTGCGGCTGCGGCTGCCATTAGGCATTTTGCGGCCAGTGCATCCGGGTGCTTGCCCGCCGTTTACCCGCCGTATTTCCGCTTCTGGGGGAATGCGGCGGTTTTTTCATGGCTGACGTTGTGGGCGGCTACATGCCGTCCGGCAGGGATTCGGAAGGATAGAGGTCTGTGGCGTTTTCAAACCGCGTGAACTGCCCGTTGTATTGCAGAGGGCAGGAGCCGACAGCACCGTTACGCTGTTTGCCGATGATGATTTCGGCGGCGTGGATGAGTGCCCGGTCTTCGCTCTTGTTGTACATGGCATCGCGGTAGATGAACATGATGACGTCTGCGTCCTGCTCAATGGCGCCGGATTCGCGCAGGTCGGAAAGCATGGGGCGTTTGTCCGCGCGCTCCTCAACCTTGCGGTTGAGCTGCGAGAGGGCAATGACAGGTATGTTCAGTTCTTTGGCGAGGGCTTTCAGGTTGCGCGAAATATCTGAGATTTCCAGCTCGCGGGAGTCGGTCTTGCGGCTGGAACGCATGAGCTGCAGGTAGTCCACCACCACCATGCCTACGCCCTTGCTCGCCTTAAGCCGCCGTGTGCGTGCGCGCAGGTCCAGCGTGCTGAGCGAGGGGGTATCATCAATGTAGATGGGCGCGTTGCCCAGCACGTCTGCCGCCCAGTGCAGGCGTTGCCAGTCTTCATCCGTAATGCCGCGCCCGGTACGCAGCTTGTTCAGCTCCACCCCGCCCACAGCGGCGATCATGCGGGTCATGAGCTGTTCCATGCCCATTTCCAGCGAGTAAAACACCACGGGAACCCCGCCCTGCAAAGCGGCGTTTGTGGCAAGGTTCAGCGTGAAGGCGGTTTTGCCCATGGAAGGGCGCGCTGCAATGATGATGAGGTCGGTGGGCTGCATCCCTGCCGTCATCCGGTCTACGGTATAGAATCCGGTGGTGACGCCTGTGACCAGATTTTTGCTGTCTATGCGCTTTTCAAGCTCCTGAAAGACGTTTTTCACCAGCGTCTTGGAGTCTATGAACGTTTGCCCGGCGGTGCGTTCTGAAATGGCGAAGACCGCCTGTTCCGATTCGTCCAGCAGGGCGTCCACGTCTGTGGACTGCTCGTAGCACTTGCTGATGATCTGGGAGCAGGAGGCGATGAGATTGCGCTGGAGCGACTTGTCGCGCACGATGGTGGCGTAGTGCTCGGCATTGGCTGCGCTGATGACGGAATTGGCGAGTTCGGCAAGATATACCGCGCCGCCCGCCATTTCCATCTGCCCCCTGTCCTTCAGGAACTGCCCCACGGTGAGCAGGTCTACAGGCTTGTTCTGCCTGTGCAGGTCCATTATGGCGGTGAAGATGGTGCGGTGTGCGGGGGCGTAGAAGTCTTCCTCGTTGATGATGTCAACAAGGGTATACAGGACATCGGAGCGCAAAAAAATGCCCCCCAGCACGGCCTGCTCGGCCTCCATGCTGTGGGGCGGGACATTGCGCAACATATCGTCCGAGTGCTGTGTCAGCGCCTCGGAGTAATCCATGTCTCCGCCCCAGGGGGCGGAGACATGGTCAGAACCGTTATTCAGCGGCTTCCTCTGCGGACTCATTGGCTACAGCGGGTGCCTCTTCGGCAATGCGGCCTTCGGGGGTTACCTTGACCAGCACTTCAGAGATGACGCCTGCGTGCAGGCGAATGCGTACGGGGTATTCACCCAGAACGCGTATGGGGGAATCCAGCAGGATGCGGCGACGATCCACATCAATGCCCTGCGCTGCCAGTGCTTCGGCAATATTGGCGGCGGTGACGGAGCCGTAGAGCTTGTCATTTTCGCCAACGCGGACCTGAATGGTGATTTCGGCTTTTTCCAGCTTGGAGCCGAGGGCCTGAGCTGCACCGCGGATGGCTTCCATTCTTTCCTGAAGCTTCTTGCGTTCCAGTTCAAACGCCTTGATGTTGCCGGCAGTGGCCATCATGGCAAAGCCCTTGGGAACAAGGAAGTTGCGTCCGTAACCGGGCTTTACTTCCACTATGTCGCCGAGAACACCAAGGTTCTCGACGTCTGCGCGAAGAATAATTTTCATTTCCCGCTCCTCCTACAGGGTGCTCTTTTTCTTTACGTCACTTGCGTGCGTGGAGGTGAAGATGAGCAGAGCCATCTGACGGGCGCGCTTGATTTCAGTGGTCAGCAGACGCTGATGATGCGAGCAGGTACCGGTAATGCGACGGGCAATGATCTTGCCGCGTTCAGTCACGAAATCGCGAAGGATGTCGGGACGCTTGTAGTTCAGCGGCAGATCGGAATCCGCGCAGAAGCGGCAGAACTTTCTCCGGGGGGTAAAACGTCTTTTGAAAGCCATTACGCTACCTCCTCCAGCTCTTCAGCCAGCTTCACGGTTACAAACTTGTAGATGCCTTCAGTGATGCGGATAATGCGCTCCAGCTCGGCAACGCCTGCGGGGGGCATGGCGTATTCGAGGCGCACGTAGTAACCGCGCATCTGCTTCTTGACGGGATAGGCAAGGTCGCGCATGCCCCAGTGGTCGGCGGCGAGCACGTTGCCTTCAACGCGTTCCACAACACCGGTGAGGGTGGCAAGCACGGTCTCACGGGCATCGGTGGCAAGCTCCGGGGAAAGGAGCAGCAGCGTTTCGAATTTTCTCATTCCTGTATCTCCTTGTGGTCTCTTGGCCCACCCGCACGAGGGGTGAGCAAGGCAGAACGAGATTGGTTAATGGAAGCCCGACCTCTTGTCAACAAAGAAAGTGGGCTGCGGCACGGCAAAAGCGCAGGGAAACAACCTTAGCACGTTGCAAACGGTGTGTCACCCTGACGCGGGGGCATCAGAAAAACGTTTTGGGATTCATGCCCAGAAGGCAGAATACTTCATAGGGTATGGTGCCCCACCATGCCGACAGGTCTTCCGGCGTGACAGGATTGTTGCCCCCGCCACCCAGAAGCCATGCCGTATCGCCGCTGCACACGGGCGGAAGGTCGGTCACGTCTACGGCGGTCATCTGCATGCAGACACGGCCCACAATGGGCGCGCGGTGGTCATGAATGACCATGCTCCCCCTGTTGGAGAGTCCACGGCTGTACGCATCGGCATATCCGGCGGCCACTATGGCCACCCGCATGTGGCGGGGGGCGGTAAAGGTGCGCCCGTAGCTGATGCTCGTGCCCTTTGGCAGGTCGTGCACCTGCAGAACCGGCGCGCTGACTTCCATGGCGGGAACGAGTGCCGCGCCGAGGTGTTCGCGCTTTGTGCCATGCAGGGGATTGGCGCCGTATAACGCTATGCCGGGACGTTGCAGGTCGTGGTGAGTTTCAGCATGAGCCAGCAGAGCGGCGGAGTTGGCTATGGTCGCTTCGAAGGCAAATCCTGACTCGCGCAGGCTGCGGATGATTTTGGTGAAGCATGCGTGCTGCGTGCGCGTGAAGTCATCCTTGTCCGGTTCGTCCGATGCGGCGAAGTGGGATGCGACCATGGAAAGGCGAACGCCGGGCAGGGTGCGCAGGGCGGTGATGAGTTCCGGCAGGTCGTTTTCTGAAAAGCCCAGCCGGGCCATGCCTGTATCGAACTTCAGCGCTACGGCTACAGGGCTTTCTGCACTCCCTGCCTGCGACAGGACCCGCAGATGGTCCAGTGAAAAAACAAAGGGGATGATGCGCTCCGCGTGGCAGGCGCGGGCTTCTTCCGCGTCTGTGGCGCCCAGAAGGGCAATGATGCGTCCATCAAATCCTCCGTAGCGCCCGCTACCCCCGTTATTCCTGTCGCCGTTACGCAGTTGCACGGCTTCTCCCACGGTGCCCACTGCCAGGGTGGCGGCACCTGCGGCGGCAAGGGCGCGGGAAACCGGCAGCAGGCCGTGTCCGTAAGCGTCTGATTTGATGATGGCGACAGGCGAGGGGGCCAGCTTGCCGAGCAGGCGGAAGTTGTCGCATATACGGTCTGTATGGACGCGGACAGACAGCTTATTATAGGATATGGTCATATACGCCTCCTGAGGCGGGTGCGGATGTCGGCTGGGACTGTTCCGTGTGCGGGTTCCCGTCGCTGTTGCGGCCCGGTTGGGGCCCGAAGGTGATAAAAGATGTCATTTGGCCGCTAAGTCCGCCATTTCGGGGCTTTCCCTGTGCAGCAAGCTGTGATACAAGCTGCCGTATCAAAGGGTACGCATGCTTCATACAGATTTGACCAAGGCAATTCAAGCAGATAGAGGGCTTTTTTGCTGCTCGTTCCCGCCCTCCGTCATGCCTCCTTTCCGGGGCGTGGCGGCTTTTTGTGCGTGCCTGATCCTGATTTTGGCCTGCCTTTTCCCTTCCGCGGCCTCTGCAACCAGCCTGTTCGTGCTCAATGAGGACGAAGAATCTGTGGTGTGGAGCCTGCACGCCGACAAAGTAACCAGCCTGAACGACAGTAAAGTGATGGAAGGAGAGGGGAATGTGGCCCTGCGGCAGGGCGACGACTACCTCAAGGCTGATTTTGTGCGCTATTTCGCCGCCACCAACTGGGTGCTTCTGCGGGGCAATGTGGAGGTGAAGCTGGGCGAAGACCTGATGGAGGCTGAAGAAGCTGAGTTTGACCTTGGCAACCGCATAGGCTGGCTGAAGAACGGCAAGGTCTTTGTGGATGGGCCCCATATGTATTTATCCGGGGAGCGGGTGAACAAGCATTGGGGGGATTTTTATTCCTTCAAGAATGCCAAGATAACCGCCTGTGACGGCGATGTGCCGGCATGGTCCGTTTCTGCCGGGTCTGCCACGATAGAACTGGATGGCTACTCGCAGTTGTGGGGAACCTCGTTCGCCATCAAGGACACCTCGGTCAGCTATGTTCCCTATTTTGTGCTGCCTATGAAGACATCGCGGCAGACCGGGTTCCTGTTTCCTGAATTCGGTTATTCCAAGCGGCTGGGCGTGTGGTACAGTCAGCCGTTCTACTGGGCTATAAACGAGTCCAGCGATCTGACCATTTCCGAGCAGTGGATAGAACGGCGCGGCATGA includes:
- the dmpI gene encoding 4-oxalocrotonate tautomerase DmpI codes for the protein MPIVTIVSNPLSAEQRRELVRDVTEACARVMRLPAQTIVVVLDEKPPEAIGVGGVLLADRPPS
- the rpsR gene encoding 30S ribosomal protein S18, whose amino-acid sequence is MAFKRRFTPRRKFCRFCADSDLPLNYKRPDILRDFVTERGKIIARRITGTCSHHQRLLTTEIKRARQMALLIFTSTHASDVKKKSTL
- a CDS encoding flavodoxin family protein, which gives rise to MSKRIVIVHGAPRKKGNTRAVTRLAAEAARREGAVVTEIDVTKLAFSTPGCIGCAQCQQSDTYECTLGDELARSVATLAEYDVIVFSTPLYWWSYSAQLKMFIDRMYSLCKFSDEEGIRSVVSGKTLALIATAGGPMQDNLEVLESQLRNPAAMLGCSFASCLFPDVRMEAGDLKNDPLAAERAQAFGRLLAS
- a CDS encoding winged helix-turn-helix transcriptional regulator, with protein sequence MGCQLKRCSGKEYFCAMELTLLLIGGKWKPIILYRLGQDGTRRFSELKRSMPSITQKMLTQQLRELENDGIVHRQVYAEVPPKVEYSLTPMGQSVLPLLKQLCQWGAEYERQRGVETVEDQDDLPCETPAARTALAGKALPRQ
- a CDS encoding putative quinol monooxygenase, whose translation is MTSHVRVTAVLIALPGKSDAVKAAIETVVPHTRKEEGCIQYDPHRCTTDSNKFLFFEEWVSQDHLDAHLHQPHLLAFREKVSGLLAHAPEVLVWKPL
- the dnaB gene encoding replicative DNA helicase produces the protein MSPQRKPLNNGSDHVSAPWGGDMDYSEALTQHSDDMLRNVPPHSMEAEQAVLGGIFLRSDVLYTLVDIINEEDFYAPAHRTIFTAIMDLHRQNKPVDLLTVGQFLKDRGQMEMAGGAVYLAELANSVISAANAEHYATIVRDKSLQRNLIASCSQIISKCYEQSTDVDALLDESEQAVFAISERTAGQTFIDSKTLVKNVFQELEKRIDSKNLVTGVTTGFYTVDRMTAGMQPTDLIIIAARPSMGKTAFTLNLATNAALQGGVPVVFYSLEMGMEQLMTRMIAAVGGVELNKLRTGRGITDEDWQRLHWAADVLGNAPIYIDDTPSLSTLDLRARTRRLKASKGVGMVVVDYLQLMRSSRKTDSRELEISDISRNLKALAKELNIPVIALSQLNRKVEERADKRPMLSDLRESGAIEQDADVIMFIYRDAMYNKSEDRALIHAAEIIIGKQRNGAVGSCPLQYNGQFTRFENATDLYPSESLPDGM
- the rplI gene encoding 50S ribosomal protein L9, coding for MKIILRADVENLGVLGDIVEVKPGYGRNFLVPKGFAMMATAGNIKAFELERKKLQERMEAIRGAAQALGSKLEKAEITIQVRVGENDKLYGSVTAANIAEALAAQGIDVDRRRILLDSPIRVLGEYPVRIRLHAGVISEVLVKVTPEGRIAEEAPAVANESAEEAAE
- a CDS encoding DMT family transporter; translated protein: MPLLPMASMVSVMPLMGEAAALLTAILWGLSACMHTSAARLVGSLSLNLFRLPLSLLFFLAGMLIFGTPWSLPEGAAGWFILSGVVGLAFGDVVFYASAVRLGARLSVLLWELTPAATAVLAYFFLGETISLTGMAGIALTMLGVLWVLLEKHDGSIPDLTPQRWVQGIFFALVSVAAQSVSTVCARNALIMGGDVLTGAALRTGSASLALWMFVLLAGRAGHVVRTLRGSPKALRLMLAAGIIGPTVGVWLSLVAVKYTKAGIAATIIGLEPLVVIALLAVYERKRPSPRLAVGAAIAFAGTAMLFLR
- the alr gene encoding alanine racemase yields the protein MTISYNKLSVRVHTDRICDNFRLLGKLAPSPVAIIKSDAYGHGLLPVSRALAAAGAATLAVGTVGEAVQLRNGDRNNGGSGRYGGFDGRIIALLGATDAEEARACHAERIIPFVFSLDHLRVLSQAGSAESPVAVALKFDTGMARLGFSENDLPELITALRTLPGVRLSMVASHFAASDEPDKDDFTRTQHACFTKIIRSLRESGFAFEATIANSAALLAHAETHHDLQRPGIALYGANPLHGTKREHLGAALVPAMEVSAPVLQVHDLPKGTSISYGRTFTAPRHMRVAIVAAGYADAYSRGLSNRGSMVIHDHRAPIVGRVCMQMTAVDVTDLPPVCSGDTAWLLGGGGNNPVTPEDLSAWWGTIPYEVFCLLGMNPKTFF
- a CDS encoding nitroreductase family protein; the encoded protein is METLQAIHTRRSIRRYAPGKVGRDVVEELLRAGMAAPSAGNQQPWRFVVIEDRAVLERIPAIHPYAVMASKASCAIMVCGDPTAEKYPGNWMLDCSAAIQNILLALHDKGLGGVWCGLWPVEERVEAFRELVGVPEHIIPLALIPVGVPDQNAGPQDRYDAAKIHWNRW
- a CDS encoding glycerophosphodiester phosphodiesterase, yielding MLPNVPVMNIAHRGARSVCPENTLLAAGIGLAHGAHMWELDVSMTADGELVIVHDDTLERTTDVALRPEFAARAPWRVCDFTLAELRTLDAGSWFLQTDPFGQIAAGGVDAKDRAAFAGLRVPTLREGLEFTRDADWCVNVEIKDHEHLIGHDTIVEATLELIRATDMADRVLLSSFQHRYLMEAGRRMPGMPLGVLVEEPHDMDPVDLVRSLRAHAYHPETGLFTEDDVARLRDAGFGVNVFTINDAAEMARLVAWGVTGLFTDFPLLCRSVLQGETAE
- the rpsF gene encoding 30S ribosomal protein S6; the encoded protein is MRKFETLLLLSPELATDARETVLATLTGVVERVEGNVLAADHWGMRDLAYPVKKQMRGYYVRLEYAMPPAGVAELERIIRITEGIYKFVTVKLAEELEEVA